Sequence from the Terriglobales bacterium genome:
GCCATGCGCTTAGTATAGACCTCTTGGTTCTGAACCTGTCAAATGCCTTGCAGAATCAATCACTTACGCTAGGTATGTGTCCTCTTCGTCCAGCTCCCGCAACTCCTTCGGCGGACGTGCCGGCACACCGACTTTCGCGCCCAGCAGCTCGTCCACCGTCGCCACTTCCTTCATCTCGTGCCCGAAGACCGTCTCGAAATTCCGCACCACGTACTGCGCGACCTCGGCGACCGTCGGCGGTGCGACCGTGCGGTTCGGATGCCGCGCCTGCAGCTCGGCGTTGAGCGAGGTCACCGGTTTGTCCGCGATGCCGCAGGGAACAATCAACTTGAAGTGGTCGAGATCGTTGGTCACGTTGAACGCGAACCCATGCGAGGTCACGCCCCGCGAGACGTGGATCCCCATCGCAGCCAGCTTTTTCGGCTGCGCGCGCTGCGGATCTTCGTTCTGCCCAGCCTCCTGCATCCCGTGCAGCGGCCGCGTCCACACCCCGGTCAGCCCGGGCACGCGCGAGGTCAGCACGCCGAACTCCGCGCACGTCCGGATCAGCACCTCTTCCATCTTCCGCATGAAGTCCACCGGCCACACCTTTAGCGCGCGCAGGTCGCAGATGGGATAGCCCACGAGCTGCCCCGGCCCGTGGTACGTGACGTCGCCGCCGCGGTCGCATTCGAAGAGCTCCACGCCCTTCGCCGCGAGTTGCTCCTGCGAGGCCAGCACGTTCTTCTTGTCGGCGTTCTTGCCCAGCGTGATGACCGCCGGGTGCTCGAGCAGCAGCAGCACGTCGCCGATCTCGCCCGCCTGGCGCGCGGCGACGAGCTTCTCCTGCAGCTTGAGCCCTTGAGAGTAGGGAACCAGTCCGAGTTGGACGTAAGAGATCAAAACCTAGCCACGGATGGCCACGGATGAACACGGATCAATCAGGATTTAATCCGTGCGATCCGTGGCAATCCGTGGCTGAAAAGAACTACGCGTTGATGGCCATCCCGTACACGCTGGCGAACGCGTCGCCCATCGCCTCGTACAGCGTCGGATGCGCGTGGATGGTGTACATCAGGTCGTCGACCGTGCCCTCAAGCTTCATCACCGCCACCGCCTCCGAGATCATCTCGGTCGCGTCCGGCCCGATGATGTGCACGCCCAGGATCTCGCCGTACTGCTCGTCGGCCACGATCTTGATGAACCCTTCGTGCGCGCCGATGATGCTCGCTTTCGAGTTCGCCGTGAACGGGAACTTGCCCACCTTGATCTTGCGGCCGCCTTCCTTGGCCTTCGCCTCGGTCAGCCCGACGCTCCCGATCTGCGGCTCGCAATACGTCGCGCCCGGGATGAGCTCGCGCTTCACCGGGTCCGCCGGCTTGCCGGCGATCTTCGACACCGCGACGATTCCCTCCATCGCGCCCGCGTGCGCCAGTTGCGGCAGCCCCGCCACGATGTCGCCCACCGCGTAGACGCCCGGCTCCTCCGTCTGCATCCACTCATTGGTCTTGAGGAAGCCGCGGTCGGGCTTGATCTTCGTCTTCTCTAGCCCGACGTTGTCGGTGCGCGGCGCGCGCCCCACCGCGACCAGCACCTTCTCCGCGTCGAGCTTCTGCTTCTTGCCCTGGTCGTCGGTGAAGCTGATCGACACTCCGTCCTTGCTCTTCTCGACCTTCTCCACCTTCACGCCGAGCTGGCAGGCGATGCCGCGCTTCTTGAAGTTCCGCAGCAGCTCCTTCGAGACGTCTTCGTCCTCCACCGGCACCAGCCGCGGCAGCGCTTCCAGCACCGTGACGTCGGTGCCGAACGACTTGAAGATGCTGGCGAACTCCACGCCGACCGCGCCCGAGCCGATCACCGCCAGCGTCTTCGGGATGGCCGGCAGGTCGAGGATCTCGATGTTGGTCAGCACCCGCGAATCGGCTTCCATCCCCGGGAGCATCTTGGCTTCCGAGCCGGTCGCCAGGATCACGTTCTTCGCCTTGATGTGGTTGGTCTCGCCGCCCGCGCCGCCGCCGCCCGCGGTGTAGACCTCGATATCGAGCACGCCGTTCTTCTGCGGACCGGTCAGCTTGCCCCAGCCTTCGACTGTGGTGACCTTGTTCTTGCGCATCAGGAACTCGAGGCCCTTGGCGTGCTTCGTCACGATCTTGTTCTTGCGGTCGAGCACCGCCTTCCAGTCGATCTTCGGCTCGCCCGTGATCGTGATCCCGAAATCCTTCGCCGCCTTCAGGTGGTCGTAGATCTCGGCGTTGAACAGCAGCGCCTTGGTCGGGATGCAGCCGACGTGCAGGCAGGTGCCGCCCAGCTTGTCGTCTTTCTCGATCAGGCAGGTCTTCAGGCCCAGCTGCCCGGCGCGGATCGCCGCGGTGTAGCCCGCCGGCCCGCTCCCGATGATGGCGACGTCGTAGATCGTCTCAGCCACAGTGCGCGCTCCCTCTTACCTTCGGATGTCAGGGACAAACAAAAGATTCTAGATGATGGGGAACGTTTCGTGAGGCCCTTCGTGAAACCTTTGTGACCTTGGTGTGCTGCTTTTTGCCGGCGGGACCAAGAAGCGTCACACGAAGGACACAAAGGAAGCACAAAGGCCCTTTACGAAGGGCTGCTAGCTGCGCACCTCGCACATCAGCCCGAAGATGTTGTTCTCCGGGTCGCGGAAGAAACACATCCACAGGTCGTGGTCGGGAAGCTTGGCGATGAGGTGCGGCTGGTCCTCGAACTTCACGCCGCGCGCGACCAGCGCCTGGTGCGCCACTTGGATGTTCGGCACCTTGAAGTAGAGGATGGACGCCGGGTGATCGTGCTCCGGCTTCTCCGGCGGCGAGAGCATGATGCGCACGTCGCCGCACATCAGGAACGCCATGTTCCCGGCGGTGAACAGAAACTTCATCCCCAGCTTGTCGCGGTAGAACTCGGTCATCGCCGCGGTGTTCCTGGTCACGATGGCGATCTGCCCGATCTGCCCGAGCCCGAATTGCTCTGCCATGACGAATCTCCTTGCTGACGGGGAGAATATTAGTTAGCATAGCTAACTAATGTCAAGGCCTGCGACAGGGAAATTTCGCGGGGTCGAGGCCGTCGCCGACCGGCTGCACTCCGCCGCCATCCGCCTGCTGCGCCGGCTCCGCCTGCAGGACGCCGCGATGGGGATCGGCCCGGCTCAGGCCTCGGCGCTCTCCGTGCTCGTCTTCGGCGGCCCGATGTCGCTCAAGGAGCTGGCGCGCGCCGAGCAAGTCCGCCCGGCCACGATGAGCCGCGTGGTCCGCGGCCTCGAGCGCGCCAAGCTCGTCCGCCGCGCGACCGCCGGCGACGACGCGCGCCGCATCGTCCTCACGCCGACGGAGGAAGGGAAGTCGCTGCTCTGGGAAGGCCGCCGCCGCCGCGTCGCCCTGCTCGCCTCGGGCCTGCGCGCGCTCGCCCCGGAAGAACAAAAGCAGCTCGCCCAGACCGCCGAGCTGCTTCACCTGCTGCTGCCGAAGCTGGAGATACGAAGGGGCTAGTCGGCCTCGAGAGCCCGGAGGTCCTCCAGGTCCCGCGTCCTGCCCGCAGCACGCTTCGCAGCAATCAGATCGGAACGAGAGACGACGAAGAATTTCTGTCCTTCAAACTCCATCACCTCGCGGCGCTCCCATGCATCCGCGAACTGGATTCCCGGTGCTGTCGTCATGACGTCGATGGGAATGCGGTCCTTGAGACGGGTGATCTGTGTCGCCACCAGCTCTTCTGGCGTGATTTCGGCTGCGGTGCCAAAGCCGAGCTGCTGGAGCGAGTCGAGAAGCTGCCTAGCATTGGCGACATTGGCCTCGATGAGGATGTCGAGGTCGAAGGTGGCGCGGGGAACGCCGTGCAGCGCCACAGCGATGCCGCCGAAGACGAGATAGCGGACGTTATTTCGTTGAAACGATTCGAATACCGGCTTCAGCCGTTGCAGCATCGTTGGCTTTCGTCTGGAGCAGGCCCGGATTGACCGAAATCAGGAACTCAGTGAACTCGTTGAATACATGCATGCGCTCGGCCAGCGGCAGGGATTTGAACCACCGCGCTTTTTCTTCCAGCGACTCGTCGCCCATTAGAAGAGTGTTCATGATCTACCCGAGCACCCGCGCCGCGTCCTTCGCGAAGTAGGTCAGGATGAGGTTCGCGCCCGCGCGCTTGATCGAGGTGAGCGACTCCATCATCACGCGCTTGCCGTCGATCCAGTTGTTGCGCGCCGCCGCCTGGATCATCGCGTACTCGCCCGACACCTGGTAGGCCGCGAGCGGCACGTCGAACCGCCGCCGCGCCTCCGCGATCACGTCGAGGTACGCCATCGCGGGCTTCACCATGATCATGTCCGCGCCTTCTTCCAGGTCGAGCTCGATCTCGCGCATCGCCTCGCGCAGGTTCGCGCCGTCCATCTGGTAGGAGCGCCGGTCGCCGAACGCGGGCGCCGAATCCGCCGCCTCGCGGAACGGCCCGTAGAACGCCGACGCGAACTTCGCCGCATACGAAAGGATGGGGGTGTTCTCGAAGCCGCTCGCGTCGAGCGCCTTGCGGATGGCCGCGACGCGCCCGTCCATCATGTCGGACGGCGCGATGATGTCCATGCCCGCCCGCGCTTGCGAGACCGCGGTCTTCGCCAGGATCTCCAGCGTCGCGTCGTTCACGATCTCGTACTCCGCCGCGGCCGCCGCGGCGACCTTGTCCATCGCCGCCGGCAGCTCGGCTTCTTTCACCGCCATCGCTCCGACCGAGCGCGGCGCGCTCCCGCCGGACTTCTGCACGATGCCGCAGTGCCCGTGGCTCATGTACTCGCACAGGCACACGTCGCCCACCACGATCACGTCTTTCGCTTCGCGCTTGATGGCGCGGGTCGCGCGCTGCACGATGCCATCTTCCGCCCACGCCCCGGTCGCGACCTCGTCCTTCTTCTCCGGCAGGCCGAACAGGATCACCGCCGGCACGCCCAGCGACTTCGCCTCGGCGGCTTCCTTCACCGCCTGGTCCACCGACAGGTTGAACACCCCGGGCATCGACCCGACTTCCTTGCGCACGCCCTCGCCGGGCACGACGAACAGCGGATAGATGAAGTCGTCCGGAGTGAGGCGCGTTTCGCGGACGAGGTTCCGCATCGCCTCGGTGCGCCGCAGGCGCCGCATGCGTGTAGTGGGGAAGGCCATGGCTCTCCTTATTCTAGTACTCCCGGCGGGCCCGCCGCCGCGAAACTCGCGTGCGATACCATTAGCGGATGCCCGCGCCCCCGCCACCGGCCTTGCTCCAGCACACCAGCGCCCGCGCGCTCGAATTCGACGCGCTGCTGGACCTGCTCCGCGGGTACGCGCAGTCGCCCCTCGGCCGCGCCCGCATCGCGGCGCTCGCTCCCGTCTCCGGCGCGGAATGGATCCGGCGTCAGCAGGCGCTCACGCAGGAGATCCGCGACTACCGCCGCGCCGGCGGCCGCTTCGAATTCGCCGGCCTGGAAGACCCGGGCAAGCTCATCGACAAGGCTCGCATCGAGGGCACCGCGCTCGAAGCCACCGAGCTGCGCGACGTGGTCGCCGTGCTCGACCGCGCGCAGCAGTGGCGCGAGGTCGTGCAGCATCCGCCCGCCGAGCTGCGCGCAGGCTTTCACGCCGTCGCCGAGCTCTCGCGCGCCATCGCCGACTTCGGCGAGCTGCTCAAGTTCTTCCACGGCAAGATCCTCCCCGACGGCACGCTCGACGACCGCGCCTCGCCCGAGCTGGCGCGCATCCGCAAGGAGATCGAGAAGCAGAAGCGCGCCATCCAGCAGACGCTCCAGGGCTACCTGCGCCGCCTCGCCGAGGACGGCTCGGTGCAGGACGAGCTCGTCACCATCCGCGGCGAGCGCTTCGTCATCCCGGTGAAGACCGAGCAGAAGCGCAAGGTGCAGGGCGTGGTCCACGGCGCCAGCTCCACCGGGCTGACCGTCTACATCGAGCCGCTCGAGACCATCGAGCAGAACAACGAACTGGTCCGCCTGATCGACGAAGAGCTCGCCGAGGTCCACCGCATCCTGCGCGAGATGACGCGGCGCATCGGCGAGCGCGCCGCCGAAGTCCGCGCCGCCGTCGAGACGCTCGCGGAACTCGAGCTCCAATTCGCCAAGGCGAGATTCGCCGACGACTACGACTGCGTCGCGCCCAACATGAGTAGCGCCGGCGGCTCGCCGGCTGTAGCGCGGGCGGCCTCGCCCGCGCTCCTGCTCGAGAACGCCCGTCATCCCTTGCTCGAGCGCAACCTGCGCGGCAAGGGCGCCGCCGTCATCCCGCTCACGCTCGACCTCGCCGGCCACCGCCAGCTCATCATCAGCGGCCCCAACACCGGCGGCAAGACGGTCGCGCTCAAGACTCTCGGCCTGCTCGCGCTGATGGCGCAGTCCGGCATCCCGGTGCCCGCTGCCCGCGCCGAGCTGCCTGTCTTCGACGCCGCGCTCGCCGACATCGGCGACTACCAGTCCATCGAGATGAATCTCTCTACCTTCTCCGCGCACGTCACCAACATCGACTTCATCTCGAAGACCGCGACCGCTCGCTCGCTCGTCCTGCTCGACGAGCTCGGCTCCGCCACCGACCCCAACGAAGGCGCGGCGCTCGCCGTCGCCATCGCCAGCCACTTCCGCGAGCTCGGCTGCGTCTCCATCATCTCCACGCACCACACCGCGCTCAAGGTCTACGCCGCCAACGCCGAAGGCGTGCTCAACGCCGCCGTCGGCTTCGACGAGCACACGCTCCAGCCCACGTACGAGCTGCGCGTCGGCGTACCCGGCGCCTCGGCCGGCATCAACATCGCGCAGCGCCTCGGCCTCAATCCGAAGATCATCGAGCAGGCGCGCGGCCGCGTCGAACAGCAGTCGCAGGACATCGCCAAGTTCCTCGACCAGCTTCACGCCGAGCTTCGCCAGGTCTCCGACGAGCGCGCGCGCATCCGCAAGCAGGAGCAGGAGGTCGCGCGCGAGAAGTCGCGCCTTGCCGCCGAGGGCAAGCAGGAGCAGCAGAAGCTGGTGCGTGCGATGGAGAAGAAGCTCGACGACGTCCTGAAAGATTTCGAGTACCGCGCGCGCGAGACCGTGCGGGAGGTCCAGGACCGGGCCGCGGCGCAGAAGCTCTCCAAGGAAGCCGAGCGCCGCATCGCCAAGCTGCGCCGCGAGTTCAAGGAACAGTTCGACCAGACGGTGGTCGCGCATCACACCGGCGCCGACCGCGGCGACGTCCACGCGCGTCCCGCCGAGGTCAAGCACGTCGAAGAGGGCGACACCGTGAAGCTCAAGTCGTTCGGCCGCAACGCCGTGGTCAAGCGCATGCTCGACAGCAACACCTTCGAGGTCGAGATGGGCAACATGAAGATGCGCGTGCCGCGCTCCGACGTCGCCGAGATCGTGGTGCGCGCCTCCGCTTCGCCGGTGCAGGCGGCGCGGGCCCGCGGCATCTCCGTGCACACCGCCTCCGACGCGAGCGTCCCTTCCGAGCTCAACGTCATCGGCCAGACGGTCGACGAAGCCACGCAGCGCGTGGAGAAGTACGTGGACTCCGCCTTCCTCGCCGGGCTCACGCGCGTGCGCATCGTGCATGGCAGCGGCATGGGCATCCTCCGCAAGGCGCTGCGCCACTACCTGAAGACGCACCCGCACGTCGCGCAGATCTCGGAGCCGCCGCAGAACGAAGGCGGCGCCGGCGCGACAGTGGTGGAGCTGCGAACCTAACGTCCACCACAGAGACACAGAGACACAGAGGAAACCGATCCAAAAGCTCTGTGTCTCTGTGGTAGATTCTCGGCCCTGATTCCAGGAGGAAACATGGCACGTCGCGTCCTGGGCCTCGCTCTCTGCTGTTCGCTCTTCCTCTTCGCCGCCGACAAGCCCAAGTCCGCGGCCGCCCCGCCGTCCGCCGACAAGCTCTGGGCCGACCTCGCCGACGGCAACGCCCGCTTCGTCGCCGGCAAGCTGACCGTCGACGACGACCTCGCGGCGCATCGCGAGAAGCTGGCCCACGGCCAGGCGCCGCCGGTCGCGGTGCTCGCCTGTGCCGACAGCCGCGTCGGCCCCGAGCTGCTCTTCGACAAGAGCCTCGGACAGCTCTTCGTCGTGCGCGTAGCCGGCAACAGCGCTGACCCTGTGGGGATCGGCAGCCTGGAGTATTCCGTCGAGCACCTCGGCAGCACCATGATCGTGGTCATGGGCCACCAGAGCTGCGGCGCCGTGAAGGCCGCCTGCTCCGGCGGGAAGATGCCCACCGCGGGCCTCGCCGCCGTCGTCGAGCCCATCAAGCCATCGTGCTCGAAGGTCAAGGGCAAGGACATCGAGTCCGCGACTAGGGACCACGTCCACGTCACCGCGCAGGACCTGCTGGCCAGGAGCCCGCTCCTGAAGCAACACTTCGACGCCGGCAAGCTGGCCATCGTCGAGGCCTACTACTCGCTCGACACCGGCAAGGTCGAGCGCCTGAAGTAGCCGAGATTAACGCAGAACCATCGCTAACGGCCGCGGCAGACGCGCGTCTATAATCCCCGGGTTCTTCTTTTCTCCAAATCTCCTGCCTGAGCTATCCAGGCGGCAACTCCGCGGAGGAACTATGCGCGCACTCGCACGTGCGGCGCTTGTCCTTTCCGTGCTCGGCCTCGCCCTCTCTGCGTCCGCGCAGACGGCGGCCGGCGCGAAGAAGGGCGGCGCTCCAGCCAAAGCCGCGGCCGGCAAGGGAGCCATGAACGCCGGCTTCCACGTCCCGGTCGAGTATTACAAGCTTCCCAACGGTCTTCGCGTCGTGCTTTCCGAAGACCACACCGCGCCCACCGCCGTCATCGCGGTCTACTACAACATCGGCTTCCGCATCGAGCCCAAGGATCGCACCGGCTTCGCGCACCTGTTCGAGCACCTGATGTTCGAAGGCTCCGAGAACGCGCCCAAGGGCACCTTCGACAAGCTCATCCTCGGCAACGGCGGCGTGAACAATGGCTCCACCCGCTTCGACTTCACCAACTACTTCGAGGTCGTGCCCGCCAACGTGCTCGAGACCATGCTCTGGCTCGAAGCCGACCGCATGCGCGCCCTCGATCTCGACGAGAAGCACCTCAAGAACCAGCAGGGCGTCGTCGCCAACGAAGTGAAGGTCAACGTGCTCAACCAGCCCTACGGCGGGTTCCCGTGGATCGACATGCCGATGGCCGCCAACACCAACTGGTACAACTCGCATAACTTCTACGGCGAGCTCTCGGACTTGGAAGCCGCGTCGCTCGACGACGCGCGCTCCTTCTACAAGACCTTCTACGCGCCCAACAACGCCGCGCTGGTCGTCGTCGGCGACTTCGACGCCAAGCAGACCAGGGCCTGGATCGAGAAGTATTTCGCCAAGATCCCGGCGGCGCCGCAGCCCGCCAAGGCCGACCTCACCGAGCCCAAGCAGACCGCCGAGAAGAAGAAGGTCATCGAAGACGCCATCGCCAAGCGCCCGGCGCTGGCCGTCGGCTACCACGTGCCCGAGCGCAACACGCCCGAGTACTACGCGATGGTGTTGCTCGACCAGATCCTGGTGCAGGGCAACGATTCGCTCCTGCGCAAGGAGCTGGTGAAGAAGCAGGGGTATTCCTCAGCCGTGTCGGGCGGCATGAACCTGCTCGGCAATCAGTTCAACTACAACGGGCCCATGAACTGGATGGCATACCTCTTCTACGACCAGAGCGTCGCGCCGGAGCAGATCCTGGCGTCCATCGATTCCGTCATCAGCGACCTGCAGTCGAAGCCGGTGGACAAGGCCACGCTCGAACTCGCGCGCACCAAGCTGCTCTCCGGGCTCTACGACGACCTCGGACAGCTCAACGGCTTCGGGCGCGCCGACATGCTCGCCTCGCTCGCCCTGTTCGACGACAACCCGGCGCGCATCAACCAGCTCGATGCCGAGCTGGCCAAGGTCACTCCGCAGCTCGTTCAGAAGACCGCGCAGGAGTACCTGCGCTCCACCAACCGCACGGTCGTGATCCGCGAGCCCAAGAAAGACGCTCCGGCTCCGGCCAAGGCCGGACTGTAGGGAGGCGAACATGAAAACGACAACCAAAACACTGCTCCTCGCGCTCGCGCTCATGCTCCTCGCCCTGCCCATGCTGGCGGAGAAGTCCTCGCCGCCGCTGCCCGGCCCGGCCAAACCCTTCAAGGTCCCGCCGCGCCAGCAGTTCACCCTGCCCAACGGCTTGGTCGGCAACCTGGTCGAGTACGGCTCGATCCCGAAAGTCCAGATCACGGTCGCCGTCCGCGCGGGCGGCCTCAACGAAGCCCCCAACCAGGTCTGGCTGTCGGACATCACCGGCCAGCTCATGCGCGAGGGCACGAAGTCCAAGACCGCCGAGCAGGTGGACGCCGCCTTCGCCCGCATGGGCGGCGAGCTCTCCATCAACGTCACCAACGACCAGACGCTGATCACCGCCGACGTCCTCGCCAGCCATGCCGCCGAAGCCGCGGCCCTGCTCGCCGAGGTCGCGACCGAGCCGCGCCTGCCGGAGAGTGAGCTGGCGCGCCTCAAGAATGATCAGCTCCGCCGCCTCGCGATCGGCAAGACGCAGCCCGGGAACCTCGCCACCGAGCGCTTCCGCAAAGTGCTCTACGGCGACCATCCCTATGGCCGCGTCTTCTCGACCGAGGAGATGATCAAGGGCTACACCCTCGCCGACGTGCAGAAGTTCTACGACCAGAACTTCGGCGCGCAGCGCACCCGCGTCTACGTGGCCGGCAAGTTCGATCCCGCCGCCGTCAAGGCCGCCCTCACCAAGGGCTTCTCCGGCTGGAAGCAGGGGCCGGAGCCGCTGATCAACATCCCGAAGACCAATGCCGTACGCGGATTCGAGCTCGTCGACCGCCCCAAGTCGGTACAGTCCACGCTCTTCATCGGACTCCCGACCATCGACCCGTCGAGCCCGGACTATGTCCCGCTTCTCGTCACGCACACCATGCTCGGCGGCTCCTTCATCTCGCGCATCACGCAGAACATCCGCGAGAACAAGGGGTACACCTACTCGCCGAGCGCGCAACTCTCGTCGCGGTATCGCGACGCCTACTGGCTGGAGCGCGCCGACGTCACCACCGCGGTCACCGGACCCTCGATGAAGGAGATCTTCGCCGAGATCGACGGCATCCGGAACGCGTCGCCCGACGCCGCCGAGGTCGGGCGCATCCAGCGCTATATGTCGGGCGTCTTCGTGCTGCAGAACTCCAGCCGCGGCGGCCTCATCAACCAGATGAACTTCGTCGACCTGCACGGCGTCGGCGACGACTACCTGCGCTCCTTCGTGCAGAAGGTCAACGCCGTCACCGGCGCCGACGTGCAGCGCATGGCGCAGAAGTACCTCGATCCGGGCAAGATGACCATCGTCGTCGTCGGCGATAAGGAGAAGATCTCCGACCAGGTCGCTCCCTACCAGACCACCGCGATGAAAAAGTAGCAGTAAGAAAACTCAGGCCGCCGGTTCGCCGGCGGCCTTTTCTCTTGCCAGCCCATGCGCCCTAATTCCGCACCAGGATCTTGTAGCGATACGTGATCTTCCGCTCCTCGCCCGCCTTCAGCGGGATCTCCCACGTCACGCGCGAGTTCGGGTTCGCCGACGCCACCGCCTCGGCCACCTTCTCCGTCTTGCCTTCGTCGCTCGCGCTCAGCATTTCGCCGGTCACCGACTTCTTGATGATGAGCTTCGCTTCCTTGCTCTTGAAGTTCTTCACCGTCAGCGTGCCGTCCACCGTCACCGCGTCGTAGCTCGACCCCGCCCACTTCGCCGCGTTGATCTGCCGCGCCTGCTCGAGCTCCTGCGCTTTTGCCTGGATGTCGGTCGCCGCCGTGATCTTCAGCTCGCCGCGCCCGGCCTTCGGCGTGTACGCCAGCATGTCCTGCGCCAGCGGCCGCTCGCCCGAGATCACCATCGCCGGCGCCGTCGTCCACGGGAAGTCGGAGGAGTTCGTCATGCGCAGCGTGTGCCAGACCTGCGGCTCCGTCGCTGGCTTCGGCTGCTCGTACTGGGAGGTGCGCGCGGTGTCACCGATGTCCCACGTGTAGACGTGCGCGATCGGCACCGTCGCGGAGAAGACGTTGTACTGCGCGCGCTGTCCCTTCGCCAGCGTCACGCTCGGCTGGCGATACAAGAACAGGTCCTCTTCCGGCGCGCCGGAGAGATCGCTGACCGTCGCGACGTAATCTGCGGACTCACCGTATGGCGGAGGAGGCGGCGCCATCGCCGCCTGCCGCATGGCGTTGCTGAGTGCGCCGCCGTAACCGTAAGAGCCGCGGTCGCGGCTCAACGCCCCGATGTACTGCGCCAGCGTCTGCTGGAGCGTCATCGGAGACGGCACCTCCGCGAACGCGAAATTCGGATACCCGACCACGAAGAACAGCTCCGTGTTCTTCAACTCCTCGACGTCGTTGATCACTACCGCCTGCATCGTGAGCTGCGCTGTCTTGTCGTCCTTCAAGCTCACGACGTACGCCGGACTCCACCCCAGCCCCTTCTCCAGGTATCCCATGGTCAGCTTCGCGCTTTCGCCCGCGCCCTTCAGCCGCAGCCGCAACGACGCCGTGCCCTGGTCCGCGACCGTCGTCTTCGCGCCGCCGACGCTCACCGCCTGGATATTGCCGGCCTGCAGCGCGACCACGCCGCTCTCGGTCTGCAGCAGCACCGCCGTCGGGACCATGCGAGGCGTGCGCGGATAGACGTTGTTGTCGTCGCCTTCCTCGCCTTCCGGCTTTTCCGCCGTACCGAGGATCGTGCCCGTCCACTCTTTGCCGCCGCTGGAGATCGTCGCCTTCTTGCCGGCGTTCAGGTGGATGAACTCCTCCACCGACACCGGCGCGCGCTCCTTGCCCTTGCCGCGCTGCGCGAGCACCTCTTCGATCGCCATGCCCGCCTGCGCCGGTGCGACCCAGAGCGTTCCCAGCGTCGCCGCCGGCACCGGCTCGATCACCGCCGTCCCTTGTGCGGTCTTCACCGTGCCTTGCTTCACCACGAACCCCAGCCCGTTCTTGAACACCGCGACCGAGGTCGCGCGCATCTCGTCCTGCGCGCCGGCGAGTGCGACCAAAGCAAGGATGAGGCAGACTGCCATCGAACGAAGACGCATGGTTCCCTCCGCGAGAAAAGAGGGCTGCGATTGTATGCGGCGCGGCCGGAAGAGAGAAGCGCCACAGTTATCCACATAACCGCCTGGTTTTGCTCACGGTTCACATGCGGGCGACCGGAACGCTCGACCATAGAATGCAGGATTCCCCGATCCGCGTTAATCTGCGTTCATCCGCGGTAAGGGTTTCCGCATGGCGAATCCCGGCGATTTCGCGTACACCGTCAAGCAGCAGGCCGACATCGTCCGCATCGTCGGCGACTACGTCAAGCTGAAGAAGACGGGCGCGCAGAA
This genomic interval carries:
- a CDS encoding carbonic anhydrase yields the protein MARRVLGLALCCSLFLFAADKPKSAAAPPSADKLWADLADGNARFVAGKLTVDDDLAAHREKLAHGQAPPVAVLACADSRVGPELLFDKSLGQLFVVRVAGNSADPVGIGSLEYSVEHLGSTMIVVMGHQSCGAVKAACSGGKMPTAGLAAVVEPIKPSCSKVKGKDIESATRDHVHVTAQDLLARSPLLKQHFDAGKLAIVEAYYSLDTGKVERLK
- a CDS encoding pitrilysin family protein, giving the protein MRALARAALVLSVLGLALSASAQTAAGAKKGGAPAKAAAGKGAMNAGFHVPVEYYKLPNGLRVVLSEDHTAPTAVIAVYYNIGFRIEPKDRTGFAHLFEHLMFEGSENAPKGTFDKLILGNGGVNNGSTRFDFTNYFEVVPANVLETMLWLEADRMRALDLDEKHLKNQQGVVANEVKVNVLNQPYGGFPWIDMPMAANTNWYNSHNFYGELSDLEAASLDDARSFYKTFYAPNNAALVVVGDFDAKQTRAWIEKYFAKIPAAPQPAKADLTEPKQTAEKKKVIEDAIAKRPALAVGYHVPERNTPEYYAMVLLDQILVQGNDSLLRKELVKKQGYSSAVSGGMNLLGNQFNYNGPMNWMAYLFYDQSVAPEQILASIDSVISDLQSKPVDKATLELARTKLLSGLYDDLGQLNGFGRADMLASLALFDDNPARINQLDAELAKVTPQLVQKTAQEYLRSTNRTVVIREPKKDAPAPAKAGL
- a CDS encoding pitrilysin family protein, with translation MKTTTKTLLLALALMLLALPMLAEKSSPPLPGPAKPFKVPPRQQFTLPNGLVGNLVEYGSIPKVQITVAVRAGGLNEAPNQVWLSDITGQLMREGTKSKTAEQVDAAFARMGGELSINVTNDQTLITADVLASHAAEAAALLAEVATEPRLPESELARLKNDQLRRLAIGKTQPGNLATERFRKVLYGDHPYGRVFSTEEMIKGYTLADVQKFYDQNFGAQRTRVYVAGKFDPAAVKAALTKGFSGWKQGPEPLINIPKTNAVRGFELVDRPKSVQSTLFIGLPTIDPSSPDYVPLLVTHTMLGGSFISRITQNIRENKGYTYSPSAQLSSRYRDAYWLERADVTTAVTGPSMKEIFAEIDGIRNASPDAAEVGRIQRYMSGVFVLQNSSRGGLINQMNFVDLHGVGDDYLRSFVQKVNAVTGADVQRMAQKYLDPGKMTIVVVGDKEKISDQVAPYQTTAMKK